From the genome of Streptomyces sp. NBC_01317, one region includes:
- a CDS encoding response regulator: protein MGDTGPPTGGRAGPNAQVDALSGAVEDLAGQFALQPLLHRILSRAVSLLGADAGSISTVDEKAGTYRKEADLGVACQEGAVFPLGEGVTGAVVARRGPRLFERYRDVPGGHVGAGDRERLHATVGVPIVWQGDIIGVCVVFSTDPLTRFGKEDVDLLDVFAKHAAIALANARLHQKSEDRARRLAVGAERDRVARDVHDTVARALGSILLHMDGPGSPDQSARLAAARAAAGAALAETRRTVLGLGPSLLEDRPLDEAVGAELGWVRSTAGVRTDLVVTGERPQLSPEVAAHALRLVQEALTNAVTHAGAALIRVGVMYGPDDVAVVVEDDGRGFDPGDTEVRRSGLGLSGIVARADQLGADLRIESTPGWGTRIRARIPRTPADEDGPAGAMTPWRVLVVDRRPVVRAGLVRLLDRAGPEIQVVGEIADAREVVDAVRVLEPDVVLLDLRMPGLDGARLTSYVRSASPGTAVLLMTDDLGDPLLPEAVRAGARGCVGSDLDGAGLVRAVLAAAHGDVLLSQRVLRSITDRDRPAPDPLTGREREVRALVERGLPDKRIATALGISVKTVEKHVGAVLRKTGAPNRTALAHRAASDGG from the coding sequence ATGGGTGACACCGGCCCCCCGACGGGCGGCCGGGCCGGGCCGAACGCCCAGGTCGACGCCCTGAGCGGGGCAGTCGAGGACCTGGCGGGACAGTTCGCCCTCCAGCCGCTCCTGCACCGCATCCTGAGCCGGGCCGTGAGCCTGCTGGGCGCCGACGCCGGGTCGATCAGCACGGTCGATGAGAAGGCGGGCACCTACCGCAAGGAAGCCGACCTGGGCGTGGCCTGCCAGGAGGGCGCCGTCTTCCCGCTCGGGGAGGGCGTCACGGGCGCGGTGGTCGCGCGCCGGGGGCCCCGGCTCTTCGAGCGGTACAGGGACGTGCCCGGCGGCCATGTGGGCGCAGGGGACCGCGAGCGCCTGCACGCCACGGTCGGGGTGCCCATCGTGTGGCAGGGCGACATCATCGGGGTCTGCGTCGTCTTCTCCACCGATCCCCTGACCCGCTTCGGCAAGGAGGACGTGGACCTGCTCGACGTCTTCGCCAAACACGCGGCGATCGCGCTGGCCAACGCGCGCCTGCACCAGAAGTCCGAGGACCGGGCCCGCCGCCTCGCCGTCGGCGCCGAGCGGGACCGGGTGGCCCGGGACGTCCACGACACCGTGGCCCGCGCGCTCGGGTCGATCCTGCTGCACATGGACGGGCCCGGCTCGCCCGACCAGTCGGCGCGGCTGGCCGCCGCGCGGGCCGCCGCCGGGGCCGCGCTGGCCGAGACCCGCAGGACCGTGCTCGGCCTCGGCCCCTCCCTGCTGGAGGACCGTCCGCTGGACGAGGCCGTCGGTGCCGAGCTGGGCTGGGTCCGCTCCACCGCCGGTGTCCGTACGGATCTGGTGGTCACCGGCGAGCGCCCGCAGCTGTCCCCCGAGGTCGCCGCGCACGCCCTGCGCCTGGTGCAGGAGGCGCTGACCAACGCCGTCACCCACGCCGGAGCCGCCCTGATCCGGGTGGGGGTGATGTACGGCCCGGACGACGTGGCCGTGGTGGTGGAGGACGACGGACGGGGTTTTGACCCGGGCGACACGGAGGTACGGCGCAGCGGGCTCGGGCTGAGCGGCATCGTGGCGCGGGCGGACCAGCTCGGCGCGGACCTGCGCATCGAGTCCACCCCCGGCTGGGGGACCCGGATCCGGGCCAGGATCCCCCGTACCCCGGCGGACGAGGACGGTCCGGCGGGGGCGATGACGCCGTGGCGGGTGCTGGTGGTCGACCGGCGGCCTGTCGTACGGGCCGGTCTGGTGCGGCTGCTGGACCGGGCGGGGCCCGAGATCCAGGTGGTGGGGGAGATCGCGGACGCCCGTGAGGTGGTGGACGCGGTACGGGTCCTCGAACCGGACGTCGTCCTGCTGGACCTGCGGATGCCGGGGCTCGACGGTGCCCGGCTGACGTCGTACGTACGCTCCGCCAGCCCCGGTACGGCGGTGCTGCTGATGACCGACGACCTGGGCGACCCCCTGCTCCCGGAGGCCGTGCGGGCCGGTGCGCGCGGGTGTGTGGGCTCGGACCTGGACGGTGCGGGCCTCGTCAGGGCGGTGCTGGCCGCCGCCCATGGTGACGTCCTGCTCAGCCAGCGTGTCCTGCGGAGCATCACCGACCGTGACCGCCCGGCTCCGGATCCCCTCACGGGCCGGGAGCGGGAGGTGCGGGCGCTGGTGGAGCGCGGGCTGCCGGACAAGCGGATCGCCACCGCGCTCGGCATCTCGGTGAAGACGGTCGAGAAGCACGTCGGGGCCGTGCTGCGGAAGACCGGGGCGCCGAACCGTACGGCGCTGGCGCACCGCGCGGCCTCCGACGGCGGCTGA
- a CDS encoding class II fructose-bisphosphate aldolase, which produces MSVVPLTDILSGAFKERYGVPAINVFNDLTLEAVLAAAVEKSSPLIVQTSVKTVKSIGSDVLYTMWTSMTAGIEVPVTLHLDHCPERAVITECLDRGWNSVLFDASHLPVEENMRQTVEVVAEARQHGAHVEGEIESITGVEDGIGSDSAAAQQGLAVALEFLDTTHVDVFAPAIGNAHGSYRKTPVLDFRRVSDLVAARSIPIALHGGSGMSDEQFRDLIGRGCAKVNISTALKETFMKSSLAFLESAEEKQKWDPPSLFRSVRQDVIDLAGSLMTVFGSADRAR; this is translated from the coding sequence GTGTCCGTCGTCCCGCTGACCGACATCCTGTCCGGCGCCTTCAAAGAACGTTACGGCGTGCCGGCCATCAATGTGTTCAACGACCTCACCCTGGAAGCGGTGCTCGCCGCGGCGGTGGAGAAATCCTCTCCCCTGATCGTGCAGACGTCCGTGAAGACGGTGAAATCGATCGGCAGTGACGTCCTGTACACGATGTGGACGTCCATGACAGCCGGTATCGAAGTGCCCGTCACCCTGCATCTGGATCACTGCCCGGAGCGCGCGGTCATCACCGAATGCCTGGACCGGGGCTGGAATTCCGTCCTGTTCGACGCCTCGCACCTCCCGGTCGAGGAGAACATGCGGCAGACGGTCGAGGTCGTCGCCGAGGCCCGGCAGCACGGCGCGCACGTGGAGGGGGAGATCGAGTCCATCACGGGCGTCGAGGACGGAATCGGCAGCGACAGCGCCGCCGCGCAACAGGGTCTGGCCGTCGCGCTGGAATTCCTCGACACCACCCACGTCGATGTCTTCGCCCCCGCCATCGGGAATGCCCACGGTTCGTACCGGAAAACGCCGGTCCTGGATTTCCGGCGGGTTTCCGACCTGGTCGCCGCCCGCTCGATCCCCATCGCGCTCCACGGCGGCAGCGGTATGTCGGACGAGCAGTTCCGTGACCTGATCGGCCGGGGATGCGCGAAGGTGAACATCTCGACCGCGCTCAAGGAGACCTTCATGAAATCCTCTCTCGCCTTCCTCGAATCGGCCGAGGAAAAACAGAAGTGGGATCCGCCGTCGTTGTTCCGGTCCGTACGGCAGGACGTCATCGACCTGGCCGGCTCGCTGATGACGGTGTTCGGCAGCGCCGACCGGGCGAGGTGA
- a CDS encoding HAD-IA family hydrolase, whose protein sequence is MPALVFDCDGVLADTERYGHLPAFNRTFEEFGLPVRWSDSDYAEKVKVGGGKERMKTLLTPSFVAEAGLPADPRLLDEEVARWHRRKTEIYLEIIAGGKIPPRPGVRRIAAEADAAGWTLAIASTSAERSVRGVLNLAVGPELATRFSVFAGDIVPRKKPAPDIYDLTVARLGLDTTRALVIEDSANGLRAARDAGLGCAVTTSAYTAEEDFTGALLVVSSLGDPAGQGPDPAGTASEVLSDPFGAGPAPYVRLAALEFLLAAVPGAH, encoded by the coding sequence GTGCCCGCGCTTGTCTTCGACTGTGACGGCGTCCTCGCGGACACCGAGCGGTACGGACACCTGCCCGCGTTCAACCGGACCTTCGAGGAGTTCGGCCTCCCCGTGCGGTGGAGCGACAGCGACTACGCGGAGAAGGTGAAGGTCGGCGGGGGCAAGGAGCGGATGAAGACGCTGCTGACCCCCTCCTTCGTCGCCGAGGCCGGTCTGCCCGCCGATCCGCGCCTGCTCGACGAGGAGGTCGCCCGGTGGCACCGGCGCAAGACCGAGATCTATCTGGAGATCATCGCGGGCGGGAAGATCCCGCCCCGTCCTGGAGTACGGCGGATCGCGGCGGAGGCCGACGCGGCGGGGTGGACGCTGGCCATCGCCTCGACCTCGGCGGAGCGGTCCGTGCGCGGGGTGCTCAACCTGGCCGTCGGCCCCGAACTGGCCACCCGGTTCAGTGTGTTCGCCGGCGACATCGTCCCCCGCAAGAAACCGGCTCCCGACATCTACGACCTCACGGTGGCGCGGCTCGGACTCGACACCACCCGGGCCCTCGTCATCGAGGACAGTGCCAACGGGCTGCGCGCGGCGCGGGACGCCGGGCTGGGCTGCGCGGTCACGACCAGCGCGTACACGGCGGAGGAGGACTTCACGGGAGCCCTGCTGGTCGTGTCGTCGCTCGGGGACCCGGCGGGCCAGGGACCCGATCCGGCGGGGACCGCCTCCGAGGTGCTGAGCGACCCGTTCGGCGCCGGGCCCGCCCCGTACGTACGGCTCGCCGCTCTCGAATTCCTGCTCGCCGCCGTGCCCGGCGCGCACTGA
- the dhaL gene encoding dihydroxyacetone kinase subunit DhaL, with amino-acid sequence MSTATTSDLEFVVRTIARTAVENERAFSDLDAVVGDGDLGYSLARGFEIVLADWDSFDRDSPSDFLKKIALVISKRVGGTSGPLWGTAFLRAAAAISDRPELTGLSGEDAVAMLRAAAEGIKKRGRSDLGDKTLLDALIPMTDALEKALGGGGNGADLAGVVAETARTAAEATTPMQAMRGRPSYTGERSIGSPDAGAMAVAVMAERVADEWAARV; translated from the coding sequence ATGTCCACCGCAACCACCAGTGACCTCGAATTTGTCGTCAGGACGATCGCGAGGACGGCCGTCGAGAACGAACGCGCGTTCTCCGATCTCGATGCCGTCGTAGGCGACGGGGACCTGGGCTACTCACTCGCCCGGGGCTTCGAGATCGTCCTCGCCGATTGGGACTCCTTCGACCGCGACTCCCCCTCGGACTTCCTCAAGAAGATCGCCCTGGTGATCTCCAAACGGGTGGGCGGGACGTCGGGCCCGTTGTGGGGCACCGCCTTCCTCAGGGCGGCCGCCGCGATCTCGGACCGGCCGGAGCTGACCGGACTGTCCGGCGAGGACGCCGTGGCGATGCTGCGGGCCGCCGCCGAGGGCATCAAGAAGCGGGGCAGGTCCGACCTCGGTGACAAGACCCTGCTGGACGCCCTGATCCCGATGACGGACGCGCTGGAGAAGGCGCTGGGCGGCGGCGGGAACGGAGCCGACCTGGCCGGGGTCGTCGCGGAAACCGCCCGTACGGCAGCCGAGGCGACCACCCCCATGCAAGCCATGCGGGGACGGCCGAGCTACACCGGGGAGCGCAGCATCGGCTCCCCGGACGCGGGGGCCATGGCCGTGGCGGTCATGGCGGAACGGGTCGCCGACGAGTGGGCGGCCCGCGTGTGA
- the dhaK gene encoding dihydroxyacetone kinase subunit DhaK, with the protein MKKFVNDPKNYVPEMLEGLALANPDTLRYVPEYNLIMRADAPRADKVSLVQGSGSGHEPAHVMSVGPGMLDAACPGDVFSAPPTDYVYETVKRVASPKGVLLLVNNYTGDRMAFEMAEELSDADGVTVRTLFIDDDVSVQDSTYTVGRRGVAGNFFVMKACGAAAERGADLDEVYRIGEKVNAVTRTMGLALTACTPPAKGSPLFDLPDDEIEMGVGIHGEPGRRREKLQSADELVGELLTAVVEDLPYVSGDDVALMVNGLGGTPLGELYLVYGQAHKQLVERGVDVRRSYVGEYCTSLDMAGASLTLVRLDDEIADLLAAPAEIPVHVF; encoded by the coding sequence ATGAAGAAGTTCGTGAACGACCCGAAGAACTACGTACCGGAGATGCTGGAGGGCCTGGCCCTCGCCAATCCCGACACCCTCCGGTACGTCCCCGAGTACAACCTGATCATGCGCGCGGACGCGCCCCGGGCGGACAAGGTGTCGCTCGTCCAGGGCTCGGGCTCCGGGCACGAACCGGCCCACGTGATGAGCGTGGGACCCGGCATGCTCGACGCGGCCTGTCCGGGTGACGTCTTCTCCGCCCCGCCCACCGACTACGTGTACGAGACGGTGAAGCGGGTCGCCTCCCCCAAGGGCGTGCTGTTGCTGGTCAACAACTACACGGGTGACCGTATGGCCTTCGAGATGGCGGAGGAGCTGTCGGACGCCGACGGGGTGACCGTACGCACGCTGTTCATCGACGACGACGTGTCCGTACAGGACTCGACGTACACCGTCGGACGCCGTGGGGTGGCCGGCAACTTCTTCGTCATGAAGGCGTGCGGGGCGGCGGCCGAGCGGGGCGCCGACCTGGACGAGGTGTACCGGATCGGCGAGAAGGTCAACGCCGTGACCCGCACGATGGGGCTGGCGCTGACGGCCTGCACCCCGCCGGCCAAGGGGTCGCCGCTGTTCGACCTGCCCGACGACGAGATCGAGATGGGCGTCGGCATCCACGGTGAGCCGGGCAGGCGCCGGGAGAAGCTCCAGTCGGCGGACGAGCTGGTCGGGGAGCTGCTGACCGCCGTGGTGGAGGATCTGCCGTACGTGTCCGGGGACGATGTGGCGCTGATGGTCAACGGCCTCGGCGGCACCCCGCTCGGTGAGCTGTACCTGGTGTACGGGCAGGCCCACAAGCAGCTGGTCGAACGCGGGGTCGACGTCCGGCGCAGCTATGTGGGCGAGTACTGCACGTCGCTCGACATGGCGGGCGCCTCGCTGACCCTGGTCCGGCTGGACGACGAGATCGCGGACCTGCTGGCCGCACCCGCCGAGATCCCGGTGCACGTCTTCTGA
- a CDS encoding dodecin, translated as MSNHTYRVTEIVGTSHEGIDDAIRNAISRASTTLHGLDWFEMTEVRGHIEDGVIEHFQVGLKVGFRLDAADDGS; from the coding sequence ATGTCGAACCACACCTACCGGGTCACCGAGATCGTCGGCACCTCCCACGAGGGCATCGACGACGCCATTCGTAACGCCATCAGCCGTGCGTCCACGACGCTGCACGGCCTGGACTGGTTCGAGATGACGGAGGTCAGGGGTCATATCGAGGACGGCGTGATCGAGCACTTCCAGGTGGGTCTCAAGGTGGGGTTCCGCCTGGACGCGGCGGACGACGGTTCCTGA
- a CDS encoding phosphatase domain-containing protein has translation MTTKTTRTTRTTNTPRRPVAVFDLDGTLAETGHRQHFLERTPKDWNGFFGAAGQDTPLDEGVRRAVAAAGECDLLYLTGRPERCRRDTLAWLAAHGLPDGPVRMRRDADRRPARTTKLEVLREIARQREVRMLVDDDELVCAAAERAGFRVVRADWASTSPAFKDGQEREGRT, from the coding sequence GTGACGACCAAGACGACCAGGACGACCAGGACGACCAACACGCCCCGGCGGCCGGTGGCCGTGTTCGATCTGGACGGGACCCTCGCCGAGACCGGCCACCGCCAGCACTTCCTGGAGCGCACGCCCAAGGACTGGAACGGCTTCTTCGGCGCGGCGGGCCAGGACACACCACTGGACGAGGGGGTACGGCGGGCCGTCGCCGCCGCCGGGGAGTGCGACCTCCTCTACCTGACAGGACGGCCCGAACGCTGTCGCCGCGACACCCTCGCCTGGCTGGCGGCGCACGGCCTGCCCGACGGGCCGGTGCGGATGCGCCGTGACGCTGACCGGCGCCCCGCCCGTACGACCAAGCTGGAAGTCCTGCGCGAGATCGCCCGGCAGCGCGAGGTCCGCATGCTCGTCGACGACGACGAACTGGTCTGCGCCGCCGCCGAACGGGCGGGCTTCCGGGTCGTACGGGCGGACTGGGCCAGTACGTCACCGGCGTTCAAGGACGGGCAGGAGCGCGAAGGACGCACCTGA
- a CDS encoding LLM class flavin-dependent oxidoreductase has translation MSISPDIPFSVLDRSRTREGRDAPRALRDTVRFAREIEALGYHRFWVSEHHGVPGVAGSAPTVLAAAVAAATSTVRVGTGGVMLPNHRPLVVAEQFGVLESLFPGRIDMGLGRSVGFTDGVRKALGRDKQDAEDFPAQIEELLGYFSGTPDTRPRVHAHPAEGLRPPPFVLATGKGAAVAARAGLPLVIAAVRGEDAMLRAVADYRRDFRPSAWNERPYVMLSGTIAVAATTEEARRLLLPEAWSAAWSRTHGEFPPLLPVETVLTTPMTARERTLFEESRRGHLYGTPDDVAESLEKLLARSEADEYLVTTSTYDLDAQLDSYRRLSALLGLTGENT, from the coding sequence GTGAGCATCTCACCCGACATCCCGTTCTCCGTGCTGGACCGCTCCCGTACGAGGGAGGGCAGGGACGCCCCGCGGGCGCTGCGGGACACCGTGCGTTTCGCCCGGGAGATCGAGGCGCTGGGCTATCACCGCTTCTGGGTCTCCGAGCACCACGGGGTGCCCGGTGTAGCCGGTTCCGCGCCGACGGTCCTCGCCGCGGCCGTCGCCGCGGCGACCTCGACCGTCCGGGTGGGGACCGGCGGAGTGATGCTGCCGAACCACCGGCCCCTCGTCGTGGCCGAGCAGTTCGGCGTCCTGGAATCCCTCTTTCCCGGCCGCATCGACATGGGCCTCGGCAGGTCGGTCGGCTTCACCGACGGGGTGCGGAAGGCGCTGGGCCGGGACAAGCAGGACGCGGAGGACTTCCCCGCGCAGATCGAGGAGCTGCTCGGCTACTTCTCCGGCACGCCGGACACCCGCCCCCGGGTCCACGCCCACCCCGCCGAGGGCCTGCGCCCGCCGCCCTTCGTCCTGGCCACCGGCAAGGGCGCGGCGGTGGCGGCACGGGCCGGGCTGCCGCTCGTCATCGCGGCCGTACGGGGTGAGGACGCGATGCTGCGCGCGGTGGCGGACTACCGGCGCGACTTCCGCCCCTCCGCGTGGAACGAGCGGCCGTACGTGATGCTGTCCGGCACCATCGCGGTGGCGGCCACCACGGAGGAGGCCCGGCGGCTCCTGCTCCCCGAGGCCTGGTCGGCCGCCTGGTCCCGTACCCACGGCGAGTTCCCCCCGCTGCTCCCGGTGGAGACGGTCCTCACCACACCCATGACCGCACGCGAACGGACCCTGTTCGAGGAGTCCCGGAGGGGCCACCTGTACGGCACCCCGGACGACGTGGCCGAGTCCCTGGAGAAGCTCCTGGCCCGCAGCGAGGCGGACGAGTACCTCGTCACCACGAGCACGTACGACCTGGACGCCCAACTGGACTCGTACCGAAGGCTGTCCGCACTCCTGGGGCTCACCGGCGAGAACACCTGA
- a CDS encoding succinate dehydrogenase/fumarate reductase iron-sulfur subunit, which translates to MKLTLRVWRQHDADAPGAMVTYEIDRISEDMSFLEMLDTLNEELILKGDEPVAFDHDCREGICGACGVVINGDAHGPERTTTCQLHMRHFADGDTIDVEPWRAGAFPVVKDLVVDRSAFDRIIGAGGYITAPTGSAPDAHATPVPKPDADFAFEHAECIGCGACVAACPNGSAMLFTSAKINHLNVLPQGAPERETRVLDMVATMDEEGFGGCTLAGECATACPKGIPLPSITAMNKEWLRATRKATR; encoded by the coding sequence ATGAAGCTCACCCTGCGCGTCTGGCGCCAGCACGACGCCGACGCCCCCGGCGCGATGGTCACCTACGAGATCGACAGGATCTCCGAGGACATGTCGTTCCTGGAGATGCTCGACACCCTCAACGAGGAGCTGATCCTCAAGGGCGACGAGCCGGTCGCCTTCGACCACGACTGCCGTGAGGGCATCTGCGGCGCCTGCGGGGTCGTCATCAACGGCGACGCCCACGGCCCGGAGCGCACCACCACCTGCCAACTGCACATGAGGCACTTCGCCGACGGCGACACCATCGACGTCGAGCCGTGGCGGGCCGGCGCGTTCCCGGTGGTCAAGGACCTGGTGGTGGACCGGTCGGCGTTTGACCGGATCATCGGCGCGGGCGGCTACATCACCGCCCCCACCGGCTCGGCCCCCGACGCCCACGCCACCCCCGTCCCCAAGCCCGACGCCGACTTCGCCTTCGAACACGCGGAGTGCATCGGCTGCGGAGCGTGTGTGGCGGCCTGCCCGAACGGCTCGGCGATGCTCTTCACCTCCGCCAAGATCAACCACCTGAACGTCCTGCCCCAGGGCGCCCCGGAACGGGAGACCCGGGTCCTGGACATGGTGGCGACGATGGACGAGGAGGGCTTCGGCGGCTGCACCCTGGCCGGCGAATGCGCCACGGCCTGCCCGAAGGGCATCCCCCTGCCGTCGATCACGGCGATGAACAAGGAATGGCTGCGGGCGACGAGGAAGGCCACGCGCTGA
- a CDS encoding fumarate reductase/succinate dehydrogenase flavoprotein subunit, whose product MQDYTDYTTGEPVADTTAPGGPVAERWNRRRFEAKLVNPANRRKHTVIVVGTGLAGGAAGATLAEQGYHVVQFCYQDSPRRAHSIAAQGGINAAKNYRNDGDSVRRLFYDTVKGGDFRARESNVHRLAEVSVEIIDQCVAQGVPFAREYGGLLDTRSFGGVQVSRTFYARGQTGQQLLLGAYQALSRQIAAGAVEMHPRTEMLDLIVVDGRARGIVARDLITGTVSTYFADAVVLATGGYGNVFYLSTNAKNSNATAAWRAHRRGAYFANPCFTQIHPTCIPRSGEHQSKLTLMSESLRNDGRIWVPQARGDTRPPGQIPEDERDYYLERIYPAFGNLVPRDIASRAAKNVCDEGRGVGPGGQGVYLDFADAIARLGRKAVEERYGNLFEMYERITAEDPYQVPMRIYPAIHYTMGGLWVDYDLQTTLPGLFAIGEANFSDHGANRLGASALMQGLADGYFVLPATVNDYLGRNPHLDPVDDSHPVAVEAVADTEDRLRLLLAVDGDRTPDSFHKEIGELLWDHCGMARTEEGLRKALGRIPQIREEFWRRIKVPGSGEEFNQSLEKANRIVDYLELAELMCLDALHRAESCGGHFREESQTEGGEAARRDEEFSYAAAWEFTGTGAAPVLHKEDLVFEYVHPTQRSYA is encoded by the coding sequence ATGCAGGACTACACCGACTACACCACCGGCGAGCCCGTCGCCGACACCACCGCCCCCGGCGGACCCGTCGCCGAGCGCTGGAACCGCCGCCGCTTCGAGGCGAAGCTCGTCAACCCCGCCAACCGCCGCAAGCACACCGTCATCGTCGTCGGTACGGGGCTGGCCGGCGGCGCCGCCGGAGCCACCCTCGCCGAACAGGGCTACCACGTCGTCCAGTTCTGCTACCAGGACTCCCCGCGCCGCGCCCACTCCATCGCCGCGCAGGGCGGCATCAACGCCGCCAAGAACTACCGCAACGACGGCGACTCCGTCCGGCGGCTCTTCTACGACACGGTCAAGGGCGGCGACTTCCGGGCGCGCGAGTCCAACGTCCACCGGCTCGCCGAGGTCTCCGTCGAGATCATCGACCAGTGTGTCGCGCAGGGTGTGCCCTTCGCCCGTGAGTACGGCGGCCTCCTCGACACCCGCTCCTTCGGCGGCGTCCAGGTCTCCCGTACCTTCTACGCCCGGGGCCAGACAGGACAGCAACTGCTCCTCGGCGCCTACCAGGCACTGTCCCGGCAGATCGCGGCCGGGGCCGTCGAGATGCACCCCCGCACCGAGATGCTCGACCTGATCGTCGTGGACGGACGGGCGCGCGGCATCGTCGCCCGCGACCTGATCACCGGCACGGTCTCCACCTACTTCGCCGACGCCGTCGTCCTCGCCACCGGCGGCTACGGCAACGTCTTCTACCTCTCCACCAACGCCAAGAACAGCAACGCCACCGCCGCCTGGCGCGCCCACCGGCGCGGCGCGTACTTCGCCAACCCCTGCTTCACCCAGATCCACCCCACCTGCATCCCGCGCTCCGGCGAGCACCAGTCCAAGCTGACGCTGATGAGCGAGTCCCTGCGCAACGACGGCCGCATCTGGGTCCCCCAGGCCCGCGGCGACACCCGGCCGCCCGGACAGATCCCCGAGGACGAGCGCGACTACTACCTGGAGCGGATCTATCCCGCCTTCGGCAACCTCGTCCCGCGCGACATCGCCTCCCGCGCCGCGAAGAACGTCTGCGACGAGGGCCGCGGGGTCGGCCCCGGCGGCCAGGGGGTCTATCTCGACTTCGCCGACGCCATCGCCCGGCTCGGCCGCAAGGCCGTCGAGGAGAGGTACGGCAACCTCTTCGAGATGTACGAGCGCATCACCGCCGAGGACCCGTACCAGGTGCCGATGCGCATCTACCCGGCCATCCACTACACGATGGGCGGACTGTGGGTCGACTACGACCTCCAGACCACCCTGCCGGGCCTGTTCGCGATCGGCGAGGCCAACTTCTCGGACCACGGGGCCAACCGGCTCGGCGCGTCCGCGCTGATGCAGGGCCTCGCCGACGGCTACTTCGTCCTGCCGGCCACCGTCAACGACTACCTGGGCCGCAACCCGCACCTCGACCCGGTGGACGACTCCCACCCGGTGGCCGTCGAGGCCGTCGCCGACACCGAGGACCGGCTGCGCCTGCTGCTGGCCGTCGACGGCGACCGTACGCCCGACTCCTTCCACAAGGAGATCGGCGAACTGCTCTGGGACCACTGCGGAATGGCCCGTACGGAAGAGGGCCTGCGCAAGGCGCTCGGCCGGATCCCGCAGATCCGCGAGGAGTTCTGGCGCCGCATCAAGGTGCCGGGCTCCGGCGAGGAGTTCAACCAGTCGCTGGAGAAGGCCAACCGCATCGTCGACTACCTCGAACTCGCCGAGCTGATGTGCCTCGACGCCCTGCACCGCGCGGAGTCCTGCGGCGGGCACTTCCGCGAGGAGTCGCAGACGGAGGGCGGCGAGGCGGCGCGCCGCGACGAGGAGTTCTCGTACGCGGCGGCCTGGGAGTTCACCGGGACCGGCGCCGCGCCCGTCCTGCACAAGGAAGACCTCGTCTTCGAGTACGTCCACCCCACCCAGCGGAGCTACGCATGA
- a CDS encoding succinate dehydrogenase, producing MALATRTDRRASLPRTLWGSTVGKKVIMAVSGLFMLAYLVAHMYGNLKIFFGLDSFNGYAHWLRTIGEPVLHYEWALWGLRIGLVAAVVLHAVCAYQLSRRDRAARPTKYVHKRRRASYATRTMRWGGIILALFIVWHILDLTTGTVHSGGFQQGRPYQNVVDTFSTWYGNTIYIVAMLALGLHVRHGFWSAAQTLGLGSPTRERILKASADVLAVVLTAGFIAVPIGVMSGVVS from the coding sequence ATGGCTCTGGCAACGCGGACGGACCGGCGCGCGTCCCTGCCGCGCACCCTCTGGGGATCGACGGTGGGCAAGAAAGTGATCATGGCCGTCAGCGGCCTGTTCATGCTCGCCTATCTCGTCGCGCACATGTACGGCAACCTCAAGATCTTCTTCGGCCTGGACTCCTTCAACGGATACGCGCACTGGCTGCGGACCATCGGTGAACCCGTCCTGCACTACGAGTGGGCGCTGTGGGGCCTGCGGATCGGCCTGGTCGCCGCCGTCGTCCTGCACGCCGTCTGCGCCTACCAGCTGAGCCGCCGGGACCGCGCGGCCCGGCCCACCAAGTACGTGCACAAGCGGCGGCGCGCCAGCTATGCCACCCGCACCATGCGCTGGGGCGGGATCATCCTCGCGCTGTTCATCGTCTGGCACATCCTCGACCTGACCACCGGCACGGTGCACTCCGGCGGCTTCCAGCAGGGCCGTCCGTACCAGAACGTCGTCGACACCTTCTCGACTTGGTACGGCAACACGATCTACATCGTCGCGATGCTGGCGCTCGGACTGCACGTCCGGCACGGGTTCTGGAGCGCCGCCCAGACCCTCGGCCTGGGCAGCCCCACCCGCGAACGGATCCTCAAGGCGTCGGCCGACGTCCTGGCCGTGGTGCTGACCGCCGGATTCATCGCCGTACCCATAGGCGTCATGAGCGGGGTCGTGAGCTGA